A window of Phyllobacterium sp. T1293 contains these coding sequences:
- a CDS encoding corrinoid protein, with protein sequence MADDEIILSELSDDELVEQMHDDLYDGLKEEIEEGTNILLERGWVPYKVLTEALVEGMRIVGEDFRDGILFVPEVLLSANAMKAGMFILRPLLAATGAPKQGKLVIGTVKGDIHDIGKNLVGMMMEGAGFDVIDLGINNPVENYLAAIEEHKPDILGMSALLTTTMPYMKVVIDTMKEKGIRDDYVVLVGGAPLNEEFGKAVGADAYCRDAAVAVETAKDFMKRKHNQMSGA encoded by the coding sequence ATGGCCGACGATGAAATCATTCTTTCGGAGCTTTCGGACGACGAACTCGTCGAACAAATGCACGACGATCTGTACGATGGATTGAAGGAAGAAATCGAGGAAGGCACCAATATCCTTCTCGAGCGCGGCTGGGTCCCTTACAAGGTTTTGACCGAAGCGCTCGTCGAAGGCATGCGCATCGTCGGTGAGGATTTCCGCGACGGCATCCTCTTCGTGCCGGAAGTTCTGCTTTCGGCCAATGCCATGAAAGCGGGCATGTTCATCCTGCGCCCTCTTCTCGCAGCCACAGGCGCGCCGAAACAGGGCAAGCTCGTTATCGGCACCGTCAAGGGCGACATTCACGACATCGGCAAGAATCTTGTCGGCATGATGATGGAAGGCGCTGGCTTTGACGTCATCGACCTTGGCATCAACAATCCGGTCGAAAATTATCTGGCAGCCATTGAAGAGCACAAGCCTGACATTCTCGGCATGTCTGCGCTGCTCACCACGACCATGCCCTATATGAAGGTCGTCATTGATACGATGAAGGAAAAGGGCATTCGCGACGATTACGTGGTGCTCGTCGGCGGTGCGCCGCTGAACGAAGAATTCGGCAAGGCCGTTGGTGCAGATGCCTATTGCCGCGATGCGGCGGTGGCCGTTGAAACCGCCAAGGATTTTATGAAGCGCAAGCACAACCAGATGTCCGGCGCCTGA
- a CDS encoding trimethylamine methyltransferase family protein, translated as MNQETPVDAPADTAESGGRRGRGAGAGAAARRAARSGGGPGKSLTYITRKIREYEVLDEEGLALIEANADTVLEEIGIEFRDDAEALQLWREAGADVKGERVHFPKGLPRSLLKTAPSIYTQHARNPERSVQIGGKATVFAPVYGPPFVRDLDGNRRYATIEDFNNFVKLAYMAPSIHHSGGTVCEPVDVPVNKRHLDMVYAHIKYSDKPFMGSVTAPERAEDTISMCKLVFGEDYLDQNTVLTSLINANSPMVFDETMVGALKVYARNNQACIVTPFILAGAMSPVTVAGTLTQVLAEVLAGAALTQLIRPGAPVIFGTFASSISMQSGAPTFGTPEPSLVSYGAAALARRLGLPFRTGGSLCASKVSDAQAAYESANTLNSTLLAGTNFVLHSAGWLEGGLVSSYEKFMMDIDQLGMAQKFAEGVDLSENGQAMDAIRQVGPGSHYLGCDHTQANFQTAFYRSNIADNNSYEQWLAEGEKRADQRGNELARRWLETYEAPYLDPAIDESLKEFIAKKKASMPDAFT; from the coding sequence ATGAATCAGGAAACGCCAGTCGATGCACCCGCTGATACTGCTGAAAGCGGCGGACGCCGTGGACGCGGTGCCGGTGCGGGCGCTGCTGCCCGCCGTGCCGCCCGTTCCGGCGGCGGTCCGGGCAAGTCGCTCACCTATATCACGCGCAAGATTCGCGAATATGAGGTGCTTGACGAAGAAGGGCTGGCGCTGATCGAAGCCAATGCGGATACTGTCCTGGAGGAAATTGGCATCGAGTTTCGCGACGATGCGGAAGCTTTGCAGCTTTGGCGCGAAGCTGGGGCCGATGTCAAAGGCGAGCGGGTACACTTTCCAAAAGGGCTTCCCCGCTCACTTTTGAAGACGGCGCCGTCCATTTACACACAGCATGCGCGCAACCCCGAGCGTTCCGTGCAGATCGGTGGCAAGGCCACGGTGTTTGCGCCCGTTTACGGCCCGCCCTTCGTGCGAGATCTTGATGGCAATCGCCGCTATGCGACCATTGAAGACTTCAATAATTTCGTAAAGCTCGCCTATATGGCGCCATCGATCCACCATTCCGGCGGCACGGTGTGCGAGCCTGTCGATGTGCCTGTCAACAAGCGCCATCTTGATATGGTCTATGCCCATATCAAATATTCCGACAAGCCGTTCATGGGGTCTGTTACTGCGCCGGAGCGCGCGGAAGACACGATCTCCATGTGCAAACTGGTTTTTGGTGAGGATTATCTCGACCAGAACACGGTTTTGACCAGCCTGATCAACGCCAATTCGCCGATGGTTTTCGACGAGACGATGGTTGGCGCGCTCAAGGTCTATGCCCGCAACAATCAGGCCTGCATTGTCACGCCGTTCATTCTTGCCGGTGCCATGAGCCCGGTGACGGTGGCCGGTACGTTGACGCAGGTTCTGGCGGAAGTGCTCGCCGGTGCAGCGCTCACCCAGCTGATCCGTCCGGGCGCTCCGGTTATTTTCGGCACATTTGCCTCGTCCATCTCGATGCAGTCAGGTGCGCCGACTTTCGGAACACCTGAGCCGTCACTTGTCTCCTACGGTGCTGCGGCGCTGGCACGCCGTCTCGGCTTGCCGTTCCGTACCGGCGGTTCGCTTTGCGCGTCAAAGGTTTCCGATGCGCAGGCTGCCTATGAAAGCGCCAATACGCTGAATTCGACGCTTCTGGCTGGCACGAACTTCGTGCTGCACTCCGCCGGCTGGCTCGAAGGTGGTCTCGTATCCTCCTATGAAAAGTTCATGATGGATATCGACCAGCTCGGCATGGCGCAGAAATTTGCTGAAGGCGTTGACCTTTCCGAGAATGGTCAGGCGATGGATGCGATCCGTCAGGTTGGTCCCGGCAGCCACTATCTTGGCTGCGACCATACACAGGCAAACTTCCAGACGGCCTTCTACCGCTCGAATATTGCTGATAACAACTCCTACGAGCAATGGCTTGCGGAGGGCGAGAAGCGCGCCGACCAGCGTGGCAATGAACTCGCACGGCGCTGGCTCGAAACCTACGAGGCTCCCTATCTCGATCCTGCTATCGACGAATCGCTCAAGGAATTCATCGCCAAGAAAAAAGCGTCGATGCCCGACGCATTCACCTGA
- the bmt gene encoding betaine--homocysteine S-methyltransferase, translating into MTIANPLADLLAEKGVLLADGATGTNLFATGLEAGEAPELWNEAQPEKILALHQGFVDAGADIILTNSFGGTRHRLKLHHAQDRVFELNKKAAELARAVADKADRKVIVAGSVGPTGELLVPLGALTEEDAVAAFTEQLEGLKAGGVDVAWIETMSAPGEIRAAAEAAVKVGLPYVYTGSFDTAGKTMMGLPPKEIHGVVDGLAQRPVAVGANCGVGASDILASLLDMSEADPSATIVIKGNCGIPEFRGAEIFYSGTPELMANYAHLAINGGAKIIGGCCGTSFEHLAAMRHALDNHIHSTRPTVETIVETIGPMRNKLAAHADDLPKRERRGRRG; encoded by the coding sequence ATGACCATTGCCAATCCGCTTGCCGATCTTCTTGCCGAAAAAGGTGTGCTTTTGGCCGATGGCGCGACGGGCACGAACCTGTTTGCCACGGGTCTGGAAGCGGGTGAAGCACCGGAACTGTGGAACGAAGCCCAGCCGGAAAAAATCCTCGCGCTGCATCAGGGCTTTGTTGATGCCGGTGCTGATATCATCCTCACCAATTCCTTTGGTGGCACGCGCCATCGCCTGAAGCTGCACCATGCGCAGGATCGCGTGTTTGAACTCAACAAGAAGGCGGCTGAACTTGCCCGCGCTGTCGCCGATAAGGCAGACCGCAAGGTGATTGTTGCTGGCTCTGTCGGTCCGACGGGCGAACTACTGGTTCCACTTGGTGCGCTGACCGAAGAGGACGCTGTCGCTGCCTTTACCGAACAGCTGGAAGGTCTGAAGGCTGGCGGTGTTGATGTCGCATGGATCGAAACCATGTCGGCTCCGGGTGAAATCCGCGCCGCGGCGGAAGCTGCCGTGAAAGTCGGCCTCCCCTATGTCTATACAGGCTCGTTCGATACGGCCGGCAAGACAATGATGGGCCTGCCGCCGAAAGAGATTCACGGTGTTGTCGATGGGCTGGCCCAGCGCCCGGTCGCTGTCGGTGCCAATTGCGGTGTCGGCGCGTCGGATATTCTGGCCTCCCTGCTTGATATGTCCGAAGCTGATCCCTCAGCCACCATTGTCATCAAGGGCAATTGCGGCATTCCGGAATTTCGCGGCGCCGAGATTTTCTACTCCGGCACGCCTGAATTGATGGCCAATTATGCGCATCTCGCCATTAATGGCGGTGCAAAAATCATTGGCGGCTGCTGCGGCACCTCGTTCGAACATCTGGCCGCGATGCGCCATGCGTTGGATAACCATATCCATAGCACCCGCCCGACGGTGGAAACCATTGTTGAGACGATCGGACCAATGCGCAACAAGCTCGCCGCCCACGCGGATGACCTGCCGAAGCGCGAGCGCCGCGGTCGTCGCGGTTGA
- a CDS encoding helix-turn-helix domain-containing protein: MDKRDLSRLFQDRIRSLLARSGDNQSSFASAVGIDRSALSQLLSGQSTRLPRVETLLNIAERYAVSLDWLLGLSQDEAITGELRASMEIEEGHDGFERTLLVRWHAEATGSKIRYVPARIPDLLRTQAVIAYETSLVHRDPTAQITETAFRLDYNRQPGTDMEVCMPYQTLRDFAGGGGIWGDLSRKVRIEQLEHMTTLLDELYPSFRLFLFDGRERFSVPYTVFGPYRAAIFVGEMYLVLNTTDAVQTLQRHFDGLIRVAKINAHEVGAYISSLKVD; the protein is encoded by the coding sequence ATGGATAAACGGGATCTCTCGCGCCTGTTCCAGGACCGTATCCGGAGCCTGCTTGCCCGCAGCGGCGACAATCAATCGTCGTTTGCTTCAGCCGTCGGCATAGACCGTTCGGCGCTCTCGCAACTCCTGTCCGGCCAGTCGACGCGCCTCCCCCGGGTTGAGACACTGCTCAACATTGCCGAGCGCTATGCGGTGTCGCTGGATTGGCTGCTCGGTCTCAGTCAGGATGAGGCGATCACCGGCGAACTGCGCGCCAGTATGGAGATTGAGGAAGGCCATGACGGTTTTGAGCGCACGCTGCTGGTGCGCTGGCATGCGGAGGCGACGGGCAGCAAGATCCGCTATGTGCCCGCGCGTATTCCCGACCTGCTGCGCACACAGGCGGTGATTGCCTACGAGACTTCGCTTGTACACCGCGACCCCACAGCCCAGATCACTGAAACCGCATTCCGGCTTGATTACAATCGCCAGCCGGGCACGGACATGGAAGTGTGCATGCCCTACCAGACCCTGCGCGATTTCGCTGGTGGTGGCGGCATCTGGGGCGACCTTTCACGCAAGGTCAGGATTGAACAGCTGGAACATATGACCACGTTGCTCGATGAGCTTTATCCGTCCTTCCGGCTGTTTCTGTTCGATGGGCGCGAAAGATTTTCGGTGCCCTACACCGTGTTCGGACCCTACCGTGCCGCGATCTTCGTTGGCGAGATGTATCTGGTGCTCAACACGACGGATGCCGTGCAAACCCTGCAACGGCATTTCGATGGGCTGATCCGCGTGGCAAAGATCAATGCGCATGAGGTTGGCGCTTATATTTCCTCATTGAAGGTCGATTGA
- a CDS encoding fatty acid desaturase has product MESEAHTAELTDKSGRGHKHPGIEWPTIALMIICYGLWLISGFYLYPTMPFVALALMAVAVAFHSSLQHEALHGHPTRSGMLNEFLVSLPIGLFYPYRRYKHLHLKHHADERLTDPYDDPESYYRALGDWEKLPAALKVLLKWNNTMLGRIIVGPALMIVGFIATDIKLISGGDRKVRTAWLLHAAGLIPLVVLLVEFGIPLWLYALTAVYWGLAIIAIRSYCEHQWSERPDGRTIIVEKSPLALLFLNNNLHFVHHKRPTVPWYKLPKLYREQREEWKAMNGGYVFRNYFEILRAYAFHSKEDVVHPVLRREPAPGRAFRPRRHGISLQGGTSVPIPAEPPTE; this is encoded by the coding sequence ATGGAATCAGAAGCACATACAGCCGAACTAACTGACAAATCCGGCCGGGGACATAAGCACCCTGGCATTGAATGGCCTACCATTGCATTGATGATCATCTGCTACGGTTTATGGCTGATTTCAGGATTTTACCTCTATCCAACCATGCCTTTTGTCGCCTTGGCGCTGATGGCGGTTGCCGTCGCGTTTCACTCTTCTTTGCAGCATGAAGCCTTGCACGGGCACCCGACCCGCAGCGGCATGCTCAATGAGTTTCTTGTTTCCCTGCCGATCGGACTGTTCTACCCCTACCGCCGCTATAAGCACCTGCATCTGAAACACCATGCGGATGAGCGGTTGACCGATCCCTATGACGATCCGGAAAGCTATTACCGGGCGCTGGGTGACTGGGAGAAGCTGCCTGCCGCTCTCAAGGTGCTGCTGAAATGGAACAATACGATGCTTGGCCGCATCATTGTTGGACCAGCGTTGATGATCGTCGGATTCATCGCCACAGATATCAAGCTGATATCCGGTGGTGACCGGAAAGTGCGCACCGCATGGCTCTTGCATGCAGCCGGACTTATTCCTCTGGTTGTCCTGCTGGTCGAATTCGGTATCCCGCTTTGGCTTTATGCATTGACCGCAGTTTATTGGGGACTGGCAATCATCGCCATCCGCTCCTATTGCGAACACCAATGGTCCGAGCGCCCGGATGGCCGCACGATTATTGTCGAGAAATCACCGCTGGCGCTGTTGTTCCTCAACAACAACCTGCATTTCGTTCATCACAAGCGGCCAACCGTTCCGTGGTACAAATTGCCAAAACTCTATCGCGAGCAGCGTGAAGAGTGGAAAGCCATGAATGGCGGCTATGTCTTCCGCAACTATTTCGAAATCCTGCGTGCCTATGCATTCCACAGCAAGGAAGACGTCGTTCATCCGGTTCTGCGCCGTGAGCCTGCACCTGGACGGGCTTTTCGTCCACGCCGCCATGGCATTTCCCTGCAGGGCGGAACAAGCGTGCCTATTCCCGCCGAGCCTCCGACAGAGTAA
- a CDS encoding phosphate/phosphite/phosphonate ABC transporter substrate-binding protein, whose amino-acid sequence MTLIAALPMYDWPERRAEVDAQWVAIRDELRAKGFDAPEFLTRRNGDLPPVSGGIRDAAGHVIAPDPASLAPDELDMPTLWRHPALLFAQTCWGPMELGLSAHVHVAGQDDYSGVAGGDDTLYSSALVMRRGEGVAVPAPQGSEPVLPIAHMRGKRLAFNSHDSMSGYLGIQRDLAAMGEGFGLFSRLIETGGHRASVEAVASGRADIAAIDIKSWALAQRYDEAASALIVVGWTGKRKGLPFISAFEGVVV is encoded by the coding sequence ATGACACTCATTGCAGCCTTGCCGATGTATGATTGGCCGGAACGCCGCGCCGAAGTGGATGCGCAATGGGTAGCCATCCGCGATGAGCTTCGCGCCAAAGGGTTTGATGCGCCGGAGTTTTTGACGCGGCGCAATGGAGATCTTCCCCCAGTATCCGGCGGTATCCGCGATGCCGCTGGTCATGTGATTGCACCTGACCCGGCATCGCTTGCCCCCGATGAACTCGATATGCCAACGCTGTGGCGTCATCCGGCATTGCTGTTCGCACAGACCTGTTGGGGCCCGATGGAGCTTGGCCTTTCCGCCCATGTGCATGTGGCGGGCCAGGATGACTATTCCGGCGTGGCGGGTGGTGATGACACGCTCTATTCCAGTGCGCTGGTGATGCGCCGGGGCGAGGGTGTGGCTGTGCCTGCGCCGCAGGGCAGCGAGCCTGTTTTACCCATCGCCCACATGCGCGGGAAACGCCTTGCGTTCAACAGCCATGATTCCATGTCCGGCTATCTCGGTATCCAGCGTGATCTGGCTGCAATGGGGGAAGGTTTTGGTCTGTTTTCCCGCCTCATTGAAACCGGCGGCCACCGTGCCTCGGTGGAAGCCGTAGCATCCGGGCGTGCGGATATTGCCGCCATTGATATCAAGTCCTGGGCACTTGCCCAGCGCTATGACGAGGCAGCAAGTGCCCTGATCGTGGTGGGCTGGACAGGCAAGCGCAAGGGCCTGCCGTTTATCTCAGCCTTTGAGGGTGTGGTTGTCTGA
- a CDS encoding GcvT family protein, whose amino-acid sequence MKSHVKAVVIGGGVVGCSVLYHLARAGWTDVLLIERSELTSGSSWHAAGGFHTLNGDPNVAKLQAYTVSLYKEIEELSGQSCSLHLTGGVMMADSPERMDFLRLAHARGRYLGMDTELITPSEAKAMFPLMDETNFVGAMWDPVEGHLDPSGTTHAYAKAARKLGAEISLRNRVVELTQEVDGTWNVVTEQGTVKAEHVVNCGGLWAREVGRMVGLELPVLAMEHMYLLTEDVPEVMEFNQSTGRELIGVMDFKGEIYTRQERNGILLGTYEKAAKPWSPVNTPWDFGHELLAPDIDRIAPSLEVGFKHFPGIEKAGIKQIINGPFTFAPDGNPLVGPVPGLTNYWTACAVMAGFSQGGGVGLALSNWMVHGEPGFDVWGMDVARFGEWATLRYTNAKVRENYSRRFSIRFPNEELPAARPQQTTPLYDTMVSQNAVMGDSWGLETPLWFAPKGTEAKDIVSYHRSNDFEHIGNEVRATRERVGVTEIANFAKYEVTGSGAEAFLSYLMTNTMPKTGRLVLTPMLNEKGKLIGDFTIAKAAEDRFLIWGSSAAQRYHMRWFQKHQPKDGSVHIHRFDQTLVGLSIAGPKSRDLLAKLVDEDVSNTAFRFMDFREMAVGGAPCKVNRISYTGDLGYEIWMEPAYQRLVYKAIKDAGKEFDIVDFGMRALLSMRLEKNFPTWFRELRPIYGPYEGSMDRFIKLTKNDFIGREAAAQEKAEFDAGTSKKLRRVSLIIDVPDGDGAADVMGDEPIWAKVTKDYGVVEAGHGVGAPRFNDTGAAVSFDGDKGAVQGDWRVVGWVTSGGYAHYVGHSMAQGYVPAELAENESAGLFEVEILGLRRAARINIEPPFDPAGAKMRG is encoded by the coding sequence ATGAAATCGCACGTTAAAGCAGTTGTCATTGGCGGCGGCGTAGTCGGATGTTCGGTCCTTTACCATCTCGCCCGCGCTGGCTGGACGGATGTTCTGCTGATCGAACGCTCGGAGCTGACATCGGGCTCATCCTGGCATGCGGCTGGCGGTTTTCACACGCTGAATGGCGATCCGAACGTTGCCAAGCTGCAGGCCTATACGGTCAGCCTCTACAAGGAAATCGAGGAACTCTCTGGCCAGTCCTGCAGCCTGCATCTGACCGGCGGCGTCATGATGGCCGACTCGCCCGAGCGTATGGATTTCCTGCGCCTCGCCCATGCGCGCGGCCGCTATCTCGGTATGGATACCGAGTTGATCACCCCGTCAGAAGCCAAGGCCATGTTCCCGCTGATGGACGAAACGAACTTTGTCGGCGCCATGTGGGACCCGGTTGAAGGCCATCTTGATCCATCCGGCACCACCCATGCCTATGCCAAGGCCGCGCGCAAGCTTGGCGCAGAAATCAGCCTGCGCAACCGTGTTGTTGAACTGACGCAGGAAGTGGACGGCACCTGGAATGTCGTCACCGAACAGGGAACAGTGAAGGCCGAACATGTCGTCAATTGCGGCGGCCTCTGGGCCCGCGAAGTTGGCCGCATGGTTGGCCTCGAATTGCCCGTGCTTGCCATGGAGCACATGTATCTTCTGACCGAAGACGTGCCCGAAGTCATGGAGTTCAACCAATCGACAGGCCGCGAGCTTATTGGCGTCATGGATTTCAAGGGCGAGATTTATACGCGGCAGGAACGCAACGGCATCCTGCTCGGCACCTATGAAAAGGCCGCCAAGCCATGGTCGCCGGTTAATACACCATGGGATTTCGGCCATGAACTGCTGGCGCCGGATATTGATCGCATTGCCCCTTCCCTCGAAGTGGGCTTCAAGCATTTCCCCGGCATTGAAAAGGCCGGGATCAAGCAGATCATCAATGGCCCATTCACCTTTGCGCCGGATGGTAATCCGCTCGTCGGCCCTGTTCCGGGCCTGACCAATTACTGGACCGCCTGCGCCGTTATGGCCGGTTTCAGTCAGGGCGGCGGCGTCGGCCTCGCCCTCTCCAACTGGATGGTGCATGGCGAACCCGGCTTTGACGTCTGGGGCATGGATGTGGCCCGCTTCGGCGAATGGGCAACCCTGCGCTATACCAATGCCAAAGTGCGCGAAAACTATTCGCGCCGCTTCTCCATCCGCTTCCCCAACGAGGAACTGCCCGCCGCACGGCCGCAGCAGACAACGCCGCTCTATGACACAATGGTCAGCCAGAACGCCGTCATGGGCGATTCCTGGGGGCTGGAAACACCGCTCTGGTTTGCACCAAAGGGCACAGAAGCCAAAGATATCGTTTCATATCACCGCTCCAACGATTTCGAACATATCGGCAATGAAGTCCGCGCCACGCGTGAGCGGGTCGGCGTGACCGAAATCGCCAACTTCGCCAAATATGAAGTGACCGGCAGCGGTGCAGAAGCGTTTCTTTCCTATCTCATGACCAACACCATGCCAAAGACAGGCCGTCTTGTGCTGACGCCCATGCTGAATGAAAAGGGCAAGCTGATCGGCGATTTCACCATCGCCAAGGCAGCCGAGGATCGTTTCCTCATCTGGGGTTCCTCCGCCGCACAGCGCTATCACATGCGCTGGTTCCAAAAACATCAGCCTAAGGACGGTTCGGTGCATATCCACCGCTTCGATCAAACGCTGGTTGGCCTTTCCATCGCTGGGCCGAAATCCCGCGATCTTCTGGCCAAACTTGTCGACGAAGATGTGTCGAACACCGCCTTCCGGTTCATGGATTTCCGCGAAATGGCCGTTGGCGGCGCACCGTGCAAGGTCAACCGCATTTCCTATACGGGCGATCTCGGTTACGAAATCTGGATGGAACCGGCCTATCAGCGCCTTGTTTACAAGGCGATCAAGGATGCGGGCAAGGAATTCGATATTGTTGATTTCGGCATGCGCGCTTTGCTGTCCATGCGGCTGGAAAAGAATTTCCCCACATGGTTCCGCGAATTGCGCCCGATCTACGGACCCTATGAGGGCTCGATGGATCGTTTCATCAAGCTCACCAAGAATGATTTTATCGGCCGCGAAGCCGCAGCGCAGGAAAAGGCGGAATTTGATGCCGGAACCAGCAAAAAACTGCGCCGCGTCTCATTGATCATCGACGTGCCGGATGGTGATGGTGCTGCCGATGTCATGGGCGATGAGCCGATCTGGGCCAAAGTCACCAAGGATTATGGTGTCGTGGAAGCCGGGCACGGCGTCGGCGCCCCGCGCTTCAATGATACGGGTGCCGCTGTTTCCTTTGATGGCGACAAGGGTGCGGTTCAGGGCGATTGGCGCGTTGTCGGCTGGGTGACATCAGGCGGTTACGCCCATTATGTCGGGCACTCCATGGCACAGGGCTATGTGCCTGCCGAACTGGCTGAGAATGAAAGTGCTGGTTTATTTGAGGTGGAAATTCTCGGCCTCCGCCGCGCCGCCCGCATCAACATCGAGCCACCGTTTGATCCAGCCGGGGCTAAAATGCGCGGGTGA
- a CDS encoding trimethylamine methyltransferase family protein codes for MSEPATDIEIPATARDHGRRGGRSRPRSIESGAFDQPPFRQLKIPFAPTKIISDDELESIHNASLRVLQEIGVDVLHDGAREIMKQAGADVRPGTMRVHFDKDMILEYVGHAPSEFTLHARNPAHNVRFGGNNLIFAQMGSAPNCSDTDNGRRSGNQADFRNFVKLAQMHNIINMTGGYPVEPIDIHPSVRHLECIRDLATLSDKAFHIYSLGKERNLDGIEIARIARGISQEQLQNEASSYTIINTNSPLKLDVPMMEGIIHMSGNGQIVIVTPFTLAGAMAPVTIAGALVQQNAEALAGISFTQMVKKGAPVGYGGFTSNVDMKSGAPAFGTPEYMKAQMVGGQLARRYKIPYRTSNVCAANTVDAQAAYESVFSLWGAIQGGGNFMLHSAGWLEGGLCCSYEKMILDFDLLQMVAEFLTPLDLSEDALGLDAMRDVGPGGHFFGTAHTQSRYKTAFYAPIISDWRNYETWQEAGSPTAIERANRVWKERLATYEKPAIDPAIEEELNAFVARRKAEGGAPTDF; via the coding sequence ATGAGTGAACCGGCAACAGACATCGAAATCCCCGCAACGGCACGCGATCATGGCCGGCGTGGCGGACGGTCCCGCCCTCGCAGCATTGAAAGCGGGGCGTTTGACCAGCCCCCCTTCCGCCAGTTGAAGATTCCCTTCGCGCCCACCAAGATCATTTCCGACGATGAGCTGGAATCCATCCACAATGCCTCGCTGCGCGTTTTGCAGGAGATTGGCGTTGATGTGCTGCATGATGGCGCGCGGGAGATCATGAAACAGGCGGGTGCGGATGTGCGTCCCGGCACCATGCGCGTGCATTTCGACAAGGACATGATCCTTGAATATGTCGGCCATGCGCCATCGGAATTCACCCTGCACGCCCGCAACCCCGCCCACAATGTGCGTTTCGGTGGCAACAACCTGATTTTCGCGCAGATGGGATCGGCGCCCAATTGTTCCGACACGGATAATGGCAGACGGTCAGGCAATCAGGCGGATTTCCGCAACTTCGTCAAACTGGCGCAGATGCACAACATCATCAACATGACGGGCGGCTATCCTGTTGAACCAATCGACATTCACCCGTCGGTTCGCCACCTCGAATGCATTCGAGATCTTGCCACCCTCTCCGACAAGGCTTTTCATATTTATTCGCTCGGCAAGGAGCGCAATCTGGATGGTATTGAAATCGCCCGCATTGCTCGCGGCATCAGTCAGGAGCAGTTGCAGAACGAAGCCTCATCCTACACCATCATCAACACCAACTCGCCTCTGAAGCTCGATGTGCCGATGATGGAAGGCATCATCCATATGTCGGGGAATGGGCAGATTGTTATCGTCACCCCGTTTACGCTGGCAGGAGCCATGGCCCCCGTCACCATCGCCGGTGCGCTTGTTCAGCAGAATGCCGAGGCGCTGGCGGGCATCTCCTTTACCCAGATGGTCAAGAAAGGCGCGCCAGTTGGTTATGGCGGCTTCACCTCCAATGTCGATATGAAATCCGGCGCACCTGCTTTCGGTACACCTGAATATATGAAGGCGCAGATGGTCGGCGGCCAGCTCGCCCGCCGTTACAAAATCCCCTATCGCACCTCCAATGTCTGCGCCGCCAATACGGTCGATGCGCAGGCCGCCTACGAATCCGTCTTCTCGCTCTGGGGTGCAATCCAAGGCGGCGGCAATTTCATGCTGCATTCCGCCGGTTGGCTGGAAGGCGGCCTGTGCTGCTCCTACGAAAAGATGATCCTCGACTTTGATCTCTTGCAGATGGTGGCGGAATTCCTGACACCGCTCGACCTGTCGGAAGACGCCCTTGGCCTCGACGCCATGCGCGATGTTGGTCCCGGCGGCCACTTCTTCGGCACGGCCCACACCCAGTCCCGCTACAAGACGGCGTTCTATGCGCCGATCATATCCGACTGGCGCAATTACGAGACATGGCAGGAAGCGGGTTCCCCCACGGCCATTGAGCGCGCCAATCGCGTCTGGAAAGAGCGGCTTGCCACCTATGAGAAGCCAGCGATTGATCCGGCCATCGAGGAAGAGCTGAACGCCTTCGTTGCCAGACGCAAGGCCGAGGGCGGCGCGCCGACTGACTTCTAA